Proteins co-encoded in one Symmachiella macrocystis genomic window:
- a CDS encoding ABC transporter ATP-binding protein produces the protein MLRLEQVSKLYRKRQEEIAALQETDLEIPDGDYVAIIGPSGSGKTTLLSLLGGMLAPTTGKMWIDDESVYDLPIVDRARLRQKKIGFVFQTFNLVPYMTARENVQVPLFLAGTKPAAQQERATELLESVGLADRMDHKPCELSTGQQQRVALARTLANDPDLILADEPTGNLDPASRQMVLSYFEKFNQDGKTIVMVTHDIAAARTAQRLMQLSEGVLVEMPCKPVLKSA, from the coding sequence TGCAAGAGACCGATTTGGAAATTCCCGATGGAGACTACGTGGCCATCATCGGCCCCAGTGGCAGCGGAAAAACGACGTTGTTGTCATTGCTGGGAGGCATGTTGGCCCCCACAACCGGCAAGATGTGGATCGACGACGAATCGGTCTATGATTTGCCGATTGTCGATCGCGCCCGTTTGCGGCAGAAGAAGATCGGGTTTGTGTTTCAAACGTTTAACCTCGTGCCGTATATGACAGCGCGCGAAAACGTGCAAGTCCCGTTGTTTTTGGCAGGCACAAAGCCTGCCGCGCAGCAAGAACGAGCGACGGAATTATTGGAAAGCGTTGGCTTGGCGGACCGGATGGATCACAAACCGTGCGAATTGAGCACCGGCCAGCAACAGCGAGTCGCCTTGGCCCGCACATTGGCCAACGACCCCGATTTGATCCTGGCGGACGAACCGACCGGAAACCTCGACCCCGCATCGCGGCAGATGGTTCTGTCTTATTTTGAGAAGTTCAATCAAGACGGGAAAACCATCGTGATGGTCACACACGACATTGCCGCTGCACGTACCGCACAGCGGTTGATGCAACTCTCCGAGGGAGTTCTCGTCGAAATGCCCTGCAAACCCGTTTTGAAGTCCGCTTAA